A genomic window from Triplophysa dalaica isolate WHDGS20190420 chromosome 24, ASM1584641v1, whole genome shotgun sequence includes:
- the LOC130414700 gene encoding uncharacterized protein LOC130414700, with translation MPPNQPLHSALPRTAAGKINQLRSPHKHPFRTTSQLPQPDQEPKLSQHPDANFSEFLLSGLKHGFNPGVESLPSESTTCANLQSALAEPEIVDNLIKSETDANFMIGPFHKPPFSVFRISPIGIATRKFSGKKRLIIDLSSPHNSTIPSINSIIPLEEFSLHYHDIEQAITLIKKAGRSAWLAKVDITSTFKIMPIHPDFWHLFGIRWNQKFYFSVHLTFGCRSSPKIFDMLSEAICWILSNNYAIPYIIHLLDDFLIISPHNSIPAAHLSIVQKLFAKLGIPLAQEKNAGPSTSIEFLGINLDSEKFQASLPKEKIDRIILVATSLIDNPNCSKRELLSILGHLNFAVRIIPQGRPFISHLLSLASSVPALEDQLSLTNACRNELSLWITFLKQWNGLSFFYNDMILNPEDIQLFTDAAPSVGFGGYYQGRWFASTWPPQLQNLPQSSSSSALFELYPLVISAFLWGKEWSTSSISVYCDNEAAVHCINKGRSHSLTLTPLIRRLTWISACDQFIITAKHIPGSKNQIADSLSRFAFKKFRQLAPEADLHPTPVPPYSELIVP, from the exons ATGCCCCCAAATCAACCCCTCCATTCCGCCCTGCCCCGTACCGCAGCAGGAAAAATCAACCAGCTACGTTCCCCGCACAAGCACCCGTTCCGCACCACCAGCCAACTACCGCAACCGGACCAAGAACCAA AATTGTCACAACACCCCGACGCTAATTTCTCAGAGTTTCTACTGTCAGGGCTTAAACACGGCTTCAACCCCGGTGTCGAAAGCCTCCCATCCGAGAGCACCACCTGCGCAAACCTCCAGTCCGCCCTCGCCGAACCAGAAATAGTCGACAATTTAATCAAGAGCGAAACCGACGCAAATTTCATGATAGGTCCATTCCACAAACCCCCTTTCAGCGTTTTCCGCATCAGCCCCATTGGCATAGCAACCAGAAAATTTTCCGGTAAAAAACGTCTAATTATCGACCTCTCATCACCACATAATTCCACAATCCCAAGCATAAACAGCATCATACCACTCGAAGAATTCTCCCTCCACTACCACGACATCGAACAAGCAATAACCCTGATCAAAAAAGCAGGGCGCAGCGCATGGCTAGCCAAAGTCGACATCACCTCcacttttaaaataatgccGATTCACCCAGATTTCTGGCACCTATTCGGAATTCGTTGGAACCAAAAGTTCTATTTTTCCGTCCACCTGACCTTCGGATGCCGAAGCAGCCCAAAAATTTTCGACATGTTGTCAGAAGCAATCTGTTGGATTCTGTCCAACAACTACGCAATTCCATACATCATTCACCTACTAGACGATTTTCTAATAATCTCCCCTCACAACTCCATCCCAGCCGCCCACCTCTCGATAGTCCAAAAGCTTTTTGCTAAACTCGGGATCCCGCTCGCACAAGAAAAAAACGCAGGTCCAAGCACATCCATAGAGTTTCTAGGAATCAATTTAGATTCGGAAAAATTTCAAGCTTCCCTACCTAAAGAGAAAATCGACAGGATCATTCTGGTCGCCACCTCTCTCATAGATAACCCCAACTGCTCCAAACGCGAACTGCTTTCCATCCTCGGCCACCTTAACTTCGCCGTACGCATCATCCCGCAAGGTCGCCCTTTCATCTCCCACCTCCTCTCACTCGCGTCTTCCGTTCCCGCACTCGAGGACCAGTTATCCCTTACCAACGCATGCCGCAACGAACTGAGTCTGTGGATAACTTTCCTGAAACAATGGAACGGTCTCTCCTTTTTCTACAACGATATGATTTTAAACCCAGAAGACATCCAATTGTTTACCGACGCAGCCCCATCCGTCGGTTTCGGAGGGTATTACCAAGGGCGCTGGTTCGCATCCACATGGCCTCCCCAACTACAAAATCTCCCCCAGTCTTCCTCGTCCTCGGCGCTGTTCGAGCTCTACCCATTAGTCATCTCAGCCTTTTTGTGGGGGAAAGAATGGTCAACCAGCAGTATTTCAGTTTACTGCGACAACGAAGCAGCCGTGCATTGCATCAACAAAGGCCGTTCACACTCCCTCACACTAACGCCTTTGATAAGAAGACTAACTTGGATATCAGCTTGCGACCAATTCATAATAACCGCAAAACACATCCCCGGGTCAAAAAACCAAATAGCAGATTCACTCTCCCGCTTCGCTTTCAAGAAATTCAGGCAGCTGGCACCGGAAGCGGACCTACACCCCACCCCagtacctccctattcggaACTCATAGTCCCTTAG